Proteins encoded within one genomic window of Polaribacter sp. NJDZ03:
- a CDS encoding YHYH protein produces MKNQFIKTTVLLAILFTGIVSCSSDDEVVGEEEQEETTGTLHNAFADFDENETTIYLSGSNVVIETTGLPNHKTPYWSESHPLYIAPTVTSEAQMTPTRIDTSNRDNSSTLTVSQNASLASATTATQLGAIGIAVSGAYLYNDQEGNGALDAAAGSLDYSGAHIGPTDYHYHLEPLAFSDDDDKLNGIISDGFFIYGRKCNSTGTYPTDLDTSGGHTSTTQHTTTAEYHYHIINELYTTTGRYLVFPGPYKGTPNAIR; encoded by the coding sequence ATGAAAAATCAATTTATTAAAACCACAGTACTTTTAGCAATACTTTTTACAGGAATCGTTTCTTGTAGCTCAGATGATGAAGTTGTAGGAGAAGAAGAACAAGAAGAAACAACAGGAACATTACATAATGCCTTTGCAGATTTTGATGAAAACGAAACAACAATTTATCTTTCAGGATCAAATGTAGTAATAGAAACTACAGGTTTACCAAATCACAAAACTCCTTATTGGAGCGAAAGTCACCCATTATATATAGCACCAACAGTTACAAGTGAAGCTCAAATGACACCAACTAGAATTGATACTTCTAACAGAGATAATTCAAGTACTTTAACGGTCTCTCAAAATGCTAGTTTAGCAAGTGCAACAACAGCAACACAATTAGGTGCAATTGGTATTGCTGTAAGTGGTGCTTATCTTTATAATGATCAAGAAGGAAATGGTGCTTTAGATGCTGCAGCAGGAAGTTTAGATTATTCGGGTGCACATATTGGCCCAACAGATTATCACTATCATTTAGAGCCTTTAGCTTTTTCTGATGACGATGATAAATTAAATGGTATTATTTCTGATGGTTTTTTTATCTATGGAAGAAAATGTAACTCAACAGGAACATATCCAACAGATTTAGATACTTCTGGCGGTCATACAAGTACAACACAACATACAACAACAGCAGAATATCATTATCATATTATTAACGAATTATATACAACAACAGGAAGATATCTTGTTTTTCCTGGCCCATATAAAGGAACACCTAATGCAATTAGATAA
- the murB gene encoding UDP-N-acetylmuramate dehydrogenase, whose product MNIQENTSLKNYNTFGISVYAKRFISIDSVYQLQQLLKVEKDLFLISGGSNMLLTKDIEKLVVHIDIKGISIDNENENAAYITVNAGENWHEFVLWCVSENYGGIENLSLIPGNVGTCPIQNIGAYGVEVKDTITKVEALDIETGRLVQFSNEDCNFGYRNSIFKNEVKGKYIITSVSFKLTKKDHNLNSSYGAINTELTSKNIIKPTLKDISDAVIAIRKSKLPDPKEIGNSGSFFKNPVIATTQFLELQKDFPTIPSYKISDTEVKVPAGWLIEQAGFKGKRFGNYGVHEKQALVLVNYGDATGNEIYQLAEKIKETIFKKFGIALEIEVNIIT is encoded by the coding sequence GTGAATATTCAAGAAAATACATCCTTAAAAAATTACAATACATTTGGCATTTCTGTATATGCTAAACGTTTTATTTCTATTGATTCTGTCTATCAATTACAACAACTTTTAAAGGTTGAAAAAGACCTTTTTTTAATTTCTGGAGGAAGTAATATGTTACTGACAAAAGATATTGAAAAACTAGTAGTACATATAGATATTAAAGGTATTTCTATTGACAATGAAAATGAAAATGCTGCTTATATTACCGTAAATGCTGGCGAAAATTGGCATGAATTTGTGTTGTGGTGCGTTTCTGAAAATTATGGCGGAATAGAAAACTTGTCTTTGATTCCGGGGAATGTGGGCACCTGCCCTATTCAGAATATTGGTGCTTATGGTGTGGAAGTAAAAGACACCATTACAAAAGTGGAAGCATTAGATATTGAAACTGGTAGATTGGTTCAGTTTTCTAATGAGGACTGTAATTTTGGCTACAGGAATTCTATTTTTAAAAATGAAGTAAAAGGAAAATATATTATTACTTCGGTTAGTTTTAAACTGACTAAAAAAGACCATAACTTAAACTCTTCTTATGGTGCTATTAATACAGAATTAACATCTAAAAATATTATAAAACCCACTTTAAAAGATATTTCTGATGCTGTAATTGCTATTAGAAAATCGAAGCTTCCAGATCCGAAGGAAATAGGTAACAGTGGTAGTTTTTTTAAAAACCCTGTAATTGCAACTACGCAATTTTTAGAGTTGCAAAAAGATTTCCCAACGATACCAAGCTATAAAATATCGGATACAGAAGTAAAAGTGCCTGCTGGTTGGTTAATAGAACAAGCTGGCTTTAAAGGAAAACGTTTTGGTAATTACGGTGTGCATGAAAAACAAGCCTTAGTATTGGTAAATTATGGAGATGCTACTGGAAACGAAATTTATCAGCTTGCTGAAAAAATAAAAGAAACCATCTTTAAAAAGTTTGGTATCGCTTTAGAAATTGAAGTGAATATTATTACATAA
- a CDS encoding EF-hand domain-containing protein, whose amino-acid sequence MKRNHFIIAALFTISTLVISCKSSSEATTEKTVRSEQKRGGDRPNLETIFTQMDANKDGKISKSEAKGPLSKSFSTIDANEDGYISKEELKKAPKPSGQQRPRN is encoded by the coding sequence ATGAAACGTAACCACTTTATTATAGCAGCATTATTTACTATTTCAACTCTAGTAATTTCTTGTAAATCATCATCAGAAGCAACAACAGAAAAAACAGTACGATCAGAACAAAAGAGAGGCGGTGATCGTCCAAATTTAGAAACTATTTTCACACAAATGGATGCTAATAAAGATGGTAAAATATCTAAAAGTGAAGCAAAAGGACCTTTGTCTAAAAGTTTTTCTACTATAGACGCAAATGAAGATGGTTATATTTCTAAAGAGGAATTGAAGAAAGCACCAAAACCAAGTGGACAACAAAGACCAAGAAACTAA
- a CDS encoding catalase, whose protein sequence is MKDEKKKLTSVSGRPIAENQNVKTAGKRGPMLLEDYWFLEKLAHFDREVIPERRMHAKGSGAFGSFTVTHDITKYTKAKIFSEIGKKTEMFARFSTVAGERGAADAERDIRGFAMKFYTEEGNWDLAGNNTPVFFLKDPYKFPDLNKAVKRDPKTNLRSANHNWDFWTLLPEALHQVTITMSERGIPKSFRHMNGYGSHTFSFLNAANERSWVKFHFKTAQGIQNLTDAEAEAIVGKDRESNQRDLFDSIENGDFPKWNLKIQIMPEADAKNYRFNPFDLTKVWPHEDYPLMDVGVMELNRNPENYFADVEQVAFNPANVVPGIGFSPDKMLQGRLFSYGDAQRYRLGVNHYQIPVNKPKCPFHNAHRDGAMRVDGNEGSTIHYEPNSYGQWAESKEFAEPASPLDGEAFHYDHREDDDYYTQPGNLFRMMTAEQQQVLFENTARQVGGAEKFIQERHIGNCYKADPNYGIGIAKALGINPADLDLS, encoded by the coding sequence ATGAAAGATGAAAAGAAAAAACTAACTTCTGTCTCAGGAAGACCTATTGCAGAAAATCAGAATGTAAAAACTGCCGGAAAAAGAGGTCCTATGCTGTTAGAAGATTATTGGTTTCTAGAAAAATTAGCTCATTTTGACAGGGAAGTAATTCCGGAAAGAAGAATGCATGCTAAAGGTTCTGGAGCCTTTGGATCATTCACTGTTACACATGATATTACCAAATATACAAAGGCAAAAATATTTTCTGAAATTGGTAAAAAAACAGAAATGTTTGCCCGTTTTTCTACAGTTGCCGGAGAAAGAGGTGCTGCTGATGCAGAAAGAGATATTAGAGGTTTTGCCATGAAATTTTATACAGAAGAAGGAAATTGGGATTTAGCTGGAAATAATACGCCAGTTTTCTTCCTAAAGGATCCATATAAATTTCCAGACCTTAATAAAGCTGTAAAACGTGACCCTAAAACAAATTTAAGAAGTGCAAACCATAATTGGGATTTTTGGACTTTATTACCTGAGGCGCTGCATCAAGTTACAATTACAATGAGTGAAAGGGGAATTCCAAAATCATTTAGACATATGAATGGTTATGGAAGCCACACCTTTAGTTTTTTAAATGCTGCTAATGAACGCTCTTGGGTAAAGTTTCATTTTAAAACTGCACAGGGAATTCAAAATTTAACAGATGCAGAAGCAGAAGCTATTGTTGGTAAAGACAGAGAAAGTAATCAACGAGATTTATTTGATTCTATTGAAAATGGAGATTTTCCAAAATGGAATTTAAAAATACAAATAATGCCAGAAGCAGATGCTAAAAACTATCGCTTCAATCCTTTTGATCTTACAAAAGTATGGCCTCATGAAGACTATCCATTAATGGATGTTGGTGTTATGGAATTGAATAGAAATCCAGAAAATTACTTTGCAGATGTAGAGCAAGTAGCATTTAACCCTGCTAATGTGGTTCCCGGAATTGGTTTTTCTCCAGATAAAATGTTACAAGGTCGTTTGTTCTCTTACGGAGATGCACAACGTTATAGATTAGGTGTTAATCATTATCAAATTCCTGTAAATAAACCAAAATGTCCGTTTCATAACGCACATAGAGATGGAGCAATGCGTGTAGATGGCAATGAAGGATCTACCATACATTATGAGCCAAATAGTTATGGGCAATGGGCAGAAAGCAAAGAGTTTGCAGAACCTGCAAGTCCTTTAGATGGTGAAGCTTTTCATTATGATCATAGAGAAGATGATGATTATTATACGCAACCAGGAAATTTATTTAGAATGATGACTGCAGAACAACAACAAGTTTTATTTGAGAATACAGCGCGTCAAGTTGGTGGTGCAGAAAAATTTATTCAAGAAAGACATATTGGTAATTGCTACAAAGCAGACCCTAATTATGGAATTGGAATTGCAAAAGCATTAGGTATAAACCCAGCTGATTTAGATTTATCTTAA
- a CDS encoding toxin-antitoxin system YwqK family antitoxin, which produces MQLDKYIFLVFICVFGSCKNQTTKNISIINTKEIVNILIPKEQVKLNPLKGQWFYKDQPFNGYAITYNKNEVLSEKTGFFNGKRQGEMFKYFDDGTIKMEAHYVQNKLHGLKLHYFKNGNIYLESNYVNGKKHGIQKTWFINGQLAKRKNLTDGKENGLQQAWLQNGKIYINYEAKNGRTFGLQRANLCYQLKDEKVEENSK; this is translated from the coding sequence ATGCAATTAGATAAATATATTTTTTTAGTATTTATATGTGTTTTTGGTAGTTGTAAAAATCAAACTACCAAAAACATATCTATTATAAATACTAAAGAGATTGTAAACATTTTGATACCTAAAGAGCAAGTAAAATTGAATCCTTTAAAAGGACAATGGTTTTATAAAGACCAACCTTTTAATGGCTATGCTATTACTTATAATAAGAATGAAGTTTTATCTGAAAAAACTGGTTTTTTTAATGGAAAAAGGCAAGGGGAAATGTTTAAATATTTTGATGATGGAACTATAAAAATGGAAGCACATTATGTTCAAAATAAATTGCATGGTTTAAAGTTGCATTATTTTAAGAATGGAAATATTTATTTAGAGTCTAATTATGTAAACGGAAAAAAACATGGAATTCAAAAAACATGGTTTATAAACGGGCAATTAGCGAAACGGAAAAATTTAACAGACGGAAAAGAAAATGGTTTGCAACAAGCTTGGTTGCAAAACGGGAAAATTTATATTAATTATGAAGCTAAAAACGGAAGAACTTTTGGCTTACAAAGAGCAAATTTATGTTACCAATTAAAAGATGAAAAAGTTGAAGAAAATAGTAAGTAG
- a CDS encoding YHYH protein, producing the protein MIKKYFIAILVSGLFVSCKSQKNKETHAHSHDENVEAHVHEKNNYFDSYSLVDKTYGTKTIVTVKASERKMVTNALPNHKTGEFPNSGNPNTISAQNRTYTFPINPKYTGKSTWVREPGVALNGVKFEPGTAEVVVCETGENYRVEALQALIDLGLDSNHAHVQPTGAYHYHGTPTSVIEKFDTGKDLVHIGFAHDGFPMYYSKSGKYKPSFKLLDGTREGEDCAYKNPKETIDISVGGHHDGTFGADFEYVANSGDLDECNGIAIDGKYMYLVTNEFPYVSRCLMGEVTQQERKGPSRDQQQGGKPSFYEILKMMDTNKDSKVSKAEAKGPLSENFDRIDKNKDGFLTKEELGNVGQRQGQRVPKHN; encoded by the coding sequence ATGATAAAGAAATATTTTATTGCAATACTAGTAAGCGGTTTGTTTGTTAGTTGTAAAAGTCAAAAAAATAAAGAAACTCACGCTCATAGTCATGATGAAAATGTGGAAGCACATGTGCATGAAAAAAACAATTATTTTGATTCGTATAGTTTAGTAGATAAAACTTACGGAACAAAAACAATTGTTACTGTAAAAGCATCGGAACGTAAAATGGTAACAAATGCTTTACCAAACCATAAAACTGGCGAGTTCCCAAATTCTGGAAACCCGAATACAATTTCTGCACAAAATAGAACGTATACATTTCCAATAAATCCAAAGTATACAGGAAAATCTACTTGGGTTAGAGAACCAGGAGTTGCTTTAAATGGTGTTAAGTTTGAACCAGGAACTGCAGAAGTTGTAGTTTGTGAAACTGGCGAAAATTATAGAGTTGAAGCTTTACAAGCTTTAATAGACTTAGGTTTAGATTCTAATCATGCGCATGTACAACCAACAGGCGCATATCATTATCACGGAACACCAACTTCTGTTATTGAGAAATTTGATACTGGCAAAGATTTAGTCCATATTGGTTTTGCACACGATGGTTTTCCTATGTATTATTCTAAAAGCGGAAAGTATAAACCAAGTTTTAAATTATTAGACGGCACAAGAGAAGGTGAAGATTGTGCTTATAAAAACCCAAAAGAAACGATAGATATTTCTGTTGGTGGGCATCATGATGGAACTTTTGGTGCTGACTTCGAATATGTAGCAAATTCAGGAGATTTAGATGAATGTAACGGAATAGCCATTGACGGAAAATATATGTATTTAGTTACCAATGAATTTCCTTATGTAAGTAGATGTTTAATGGGAGAAGTTACTCAGCAAGAGCGTAAAGGACCATCAAGAGATCAACAACAAGGAGGGAAACCAAGTTTTTACGAAATTTTAAAAATGATGGATACTAATAAAGATAGTAAAGTAAGTAAAGCCGAAGCAAAAGGACCTCTAAGTGAAAATTTTGATCGTATAGATAAAAATAAGGATGGCTTTTTAACCAAAGAAGAATTAGGAAATGTAGGGCAAAGACAAGGACAAAGAGTGCCTAAACACAATTAA
- a CDS encoding RNA polymerase sigma factor translates to MNEQDFITQLTAGKQSAFSQLLDDYQQKVFGTCISFIPNKEDAEDVAQEVFLEVFKSIHKFKGDSKLSTWIYKIATNKCLEFIRKKNTKKRFAFMQTILGNETPLDKTSYFTEVNHPGILLENKEKSAIIFKAINTLPEVQRVVFTLAKIDDKSYQEIVEITGKSLSSVESLMFRAKKNLQVKLENFYKLEN, encoded by the coding sequence TTGAACGAACAAGATTTTATAACGCAATTAACAGCTGGAAAACAGTCTGCATTTAGTCAACTTTTAGATGATTATCAGCAGAAAGTTTTTGGTACCTGTATTTCTTTTATCCCAAATAAAGAAGATGCAGAAGATGTTGCGCAAGAAGTTTTTTTAGAAGTTTTTAAATCGATACATAAATTTAAAGGAGATTCTAAACTTTCTACTTGGATTTATAAGATAGCCACAAATAAGTGCTTAGAATTTATTAGAAAAAAGAATACGAAAAAGAGATTTGCATTTATGCAAACAATCTTAGGTAATGAAACTCCTTTAGATAAAACTAGTTATTTTACAGAGGTAAACCACCCGGGAATTTTATTAGAGAATAAAGAAAAATCAGCAATTATTTTTAAGGCGATAAATACCTTGCCAGAAGTGCAAAGAGTGGTTTTTACTTTGGCAAAGATTGACGATAAGAGCTATCAAGAAATTGTAGAAATTACAGGTAAAAGTTTATCATCTGTAGAGTCTTTAATGTTTAGAGCTAAGAAAAATTTACAAGTTAAATTAGAAAATTTTTATAAATTAGAAAACTAA
- a CDS encoding CotH kinase family protein, protein MRNFRYIFLSTFILTSIFSCTSNDITEEVKVDEEIIVAIDDTDFDATDWTPETHSKDADANFNEVFEDNIVKRLDLVITTERWQNMLDDMAVNYGTFNASSGGQGGSGGAGGQQPGGGATTADIDPIFVPGEVFYEGKEWYRVGLRFKGNSSLQSSWQAGILKLSFKLDFDEFEDEYPQIKNQRFYGFKKLSLKNNYDDKSMLREKVATDVFRNAGLAASHTAFYTVYVDYGDGPQYFGLYTLVEEVDDTVLDTQFSSDEGNLYKPDGDAASFANATFDEDEYVKKNNGDEADFSDVQSLLTILHDETRTTDAATWRTSLEAVFNTDIFLKYLAVNTVVQNWDTYGRMTHNYFMYNDPTTSKLTWIPWDNNEALQEGKQGGSLPLDFSGLNAAQWPLIGYLYQDEVYKAKYDVYVKEVVEGAFNETTIQNLYSTYASLIEEHATSEISGYTFLNNSSEFQTAVNQLKSHVTSRKTAVENYLD, encoded by the coding sequence ATGAGAAATTTTAGATACATATTTTTATCAACATTTATACTAACCAGTATTTTTTCGTGTACAAGTAATGATATTACAGAAGAAGTTAAAGTGGATGAGGAAATTATAGTAGCAATAGACGACACTGATTTTGATGCTACCGATTGGACTCCCGAAACGCATAGTAAAGATGCTGATGCAAATTTTAACGAAGTCTTTGAAGACAATATTGTAAAAAGGTTAGATTTAGTAATAACAACAGAACGCTGGCAAAATATGTTAGATGATATGGCCGTAAATTACGGAACCTTTAACGCTAGTTCTGGCGGACAAGGTGGTTCTGGAGGAGCTGGTGGGCAACAACCAGGAGGAGGAGCTACAACTGCAGATATAGATCCTATTTTTGTTCCTGGAGAAGTGTTTTATGAAGGTAAAGAATGGTATAGAGTTGGTTTGCGTTTTAAAGGGAATTCTAGTTTACAATCTAGTTGGCAAGCAGGTATTTTAAAATTATCATTCAAATTAGATTTTGATGAATTTGAAGATGAGTATCCACAAATAAAAAATCAACGTTTTTATGGGTTTAAAAAATTAAGCCTTAAAAATAATTACGATGACAAATCTATGTTAAGAGAAAAAGTAGCTACAGATGTGTTTAGAAATGCAGGTTTAGCAGCATCTCATACTGCTTTTTACACTGTATATGTAGATTACGGAGATGGCCCACAATATTTTGGGTTGTATACCTTGGTAGAAGAAGTAGATGATACTGTTTTAGATACGCAATTTTCTTCGGATGAAGGAAATTTATACAAACCAGATGGAGATGCAGCTTCTTTTGCAAATGCTACTTTTGATGAAGATGAATATGTGAAGAAAAATAATGGGGATGAAGCAGATTTTTCTGATGTACAGAGTTTATTAACCATTTTACACGATGAAACTAGAACTACAGATGCGGCAACTTGGAGAACAAGCTTAGAGGCTGTTTTTAATACAGATATCTTTTTAAAGTATTTGGCTGTAAACACTGTGGTACAAAACTGGGATACTTATGGTAGAATGACACATAATTATTTTATGTACAATGATCCTACAACAAGTAAATTAACTTGGATTCCTTGGGATAATAATGAAGCATTGCAAGAAGGTAAACAAGGCGGTTCTTTACCATTAGATTTCTCTGGATTAAATGCAGCACAATGGCCATTAATAGGTTATTTATATCAAGATGAAGTTTACAAAGCAAAATACGATGTGTATGTAAAAGAAGTAGTTGAAGGAGCATTTAATGAAACTACTATTCAAAATTTATACAGCACGTATGCTTCACTAATTGAAGAACATGCAACTTCAGAAATAAGTGGTTATACTTTTTTAAATAATAGTTCAGAATTTCAAACTGCTGTTAACCAGTTAAAAAGTCATGTTACAAGTAGAAAAACTGCTGTAGAAAATTATTTAGATTAA
- a CDS encoding SCO family protein — protein MKKLKKIVSRFFLLLIIVTTISCKNTNKETVLSRVDTLPYYNEASFTPKWIDANSDELKSFHTIPEFSLTDQNGENITQKTFEGKIYVTDFFFTTCPGICPMMTKNMTLVQDAFKDDTSVLMLSHSVTPSIDSVAQLKKYAIDKNIGENWHLVTGDKKEIYDLGRQSYFVEEDLGEPKGIDDFLHTENFILIDKQKHIRGIYNGLNKNSVKQLIADIKTLQLEQ, from the coding sequence ATGAAAAAGTTGAAGAAAATAGTAAGTAGATTTTTTTTATTATTGATTATAGTAACCACAATCAGTTGTAAGAACACAAATAAAGAAACCGTTTTAAGTAGAGTAGATACTTTGCCTTATTATAATGAAGCATCTTTTACTCCAAAATGGATAGATGCTAATAGTGATGAATTAAAATCTTTTCACACCATTCCAGAATTTAGTTTAACAGATCAAAATGGAGAAAATATCACTCAAAAAACATTTGAAGGTAAAATTTATGTAACAGATTTTTTCTTTACAACTTGTCCGGGTATTTGCCCAATGATGACAAAAAACATGACACTTGTACAAGATGCTTTTAAAGATGATACTAGTGTTTTAATGTTATCTCATTCAGTAACTCCTTCTATCGATTCTGTAGCGCAATTAAAAAAATATGCAATAGATAAAAATATTGGTGAGAATTGGCATTTGGTTACAGGTGATAAAAAAGAAATTTACGATTTAGGTAGACAGTCTTATTTTGTTGAAGAAGACTTAGGAGAACCAAAAGGAATCGATGATTTTTTACATACTGAGAACTTTATTCTTATCGATAAGCAAAAACACATTAGAGGTATTTATAACGGTTTAAATAAAAATTCTGTAAAACAATTAATTGCTGATATTAAAACGCTGCAATTAGAGCAGTAA
- a CDS encoding glycosyltransferase — protein sequence MILSVLFYSFVVFTGIQLLYYFIFSSFLFETKKDKKKDIHVPVSVIICAKNEAKNLQTFLPSILNQEYTNFEVILINDASSDETLEVMESFKEQHNNIKIISVENIEAFWGNKKYALTLGIKGANNEHLLFTDADCKPVSKHWISEMSKNFHAEKTIVLGYGKYKKEKLFVNLFVRFETLLTAIQYFSYAKLGSPYMAVGRNLAYHRSEFFNVKGFINHMHIRSGDDDLFIQDAANKENTTFSISKKSFTESIAPTSFTEWFRQKRRHISTAKHYKTPHKFFLGLFFVSKVLFYLLAISLFVFYPWKPVLAIFLTYYIVQFIVIGFSAKKLKEPGIIYLLPFLEIGLLIFQFSIFITNLSSKPNHWK from the coding sequence ATGATATTATCTGTACTTTTCTACTCTTTTGTAGTTTTTACAGGGATACAACTTCTCTATTATTTTATCTTTTCTTCATTTTTATTTGAAACTAAAAAAGATAAAAAAAAGGATATTCATGTTCCTGTTTCTGTAATTATTTGCGCAAAAAATGAAGCAAAAAATCTTCAAACATTTTTACCCTCTATTTTAAATCAAGAATACACCAATTTTGAAGTTATTTTAATTAACGACGCTTCTTCTGATGAAACTTTAGAGGTAATGGAATCTTTTAAAGAGCAACACAATAACATTAAAATTATTAGTGTAGAAAACATCGAAGCTTTTTGGGGTAATAAAAAATACGCGTTAACATTAGGAATAAAAGGAGCAAATAATGAACATCTATTGTTTACTGATGCCGATTGCAAACCCGTTTCTAAACATTGGATTTCTGAAATGTCTAAAAATTTCCATGCAGAAAAAACAATTGTTTTAGGATATGGAAAGTATAAGAAAGAAAAATTATTTGTAAATCTATTTGTTCGTTTCGAAACTTTGTTAACTGCAATACAATATTTTAGTTATGCAAAACTAGGATCTCCATATATGGCCGTTGGCCGAAACTTAGCCTATCATAGATCTGAGTTTTTTAATGTAAAAGGTTTTATAAACCATATGCACATAAGATCTGGCGATGATGATTTATTTATTCAAGATGCTGCAAATAAAGAAAACACTACTTTTTCCATCTCTAAAAAAAGTTTTACAGAATCTATTGCACCTACCAGTTTTACCGAATGGTTTCGACAAAAAAGAAGACATATTTCTACAGCCAAACATTACAAAACACCGCATAAATTCTTTTTAGGTTTATTCTTCGTTTCTAAAGTATTGTTTTACCTTTTAGCAATTTCATTGTTTGTCTTTTATCCTTGGAAACCTGTTTTAGCAATATTTTTAACGTATTATATAGTTCAATTTATTGTTATTGGTTTTTCTGCTAAAAAATTAAAAGAACCTGGAATTATTTATTTATTGCCTTTTTTAGAAATTGGTTTACTAATATTTCAATTTTCGATATTTATCACTAATTTGTCGTCAAAACCAAATCATTGGAAATAG
- a CDS encoding mechanosensitive ion channel family protein: MDTTTDSLKNFYNSISSGLGDWGLQLIGALAALIIGLWIIRMIMKGISKAFERTKLDETLQPFLLTTIGFLLKLLLIISIAGIVGLPMASFAALLAGVGLAIGAAFNGSLGHIASGIMLLIFKPFKVGDLIKTNGAFGFVKEISVFVTVIETFQNETEIIPNSAITSNKITNLTKIGNLRIDMPFAIRYGSDIAKAKEIVLDVLKKDKNVLQIGTNVPRVAVNNLGQNSVELLALPYANCENYWDVYWDTRQEIVEALGNAGYEAPLPQRVVTMTK; this comes from the coding sequence ATGGATACAACTACAGACTCTTTAAAAAATTTTTACAATTCAATATCTTCTGGTTTAGGAGATTGGGGACTTCAATTAATAGGAGCTCTTGCAGCTTTAATTATTGGCCTTTGGATTATTAGAATGATAATGAAAGGAATTTCTAAAGCATTTGAAAGAACAAAATTAGATGAAACTTTACAACCGTTTCTATTAACAACTATTGGTTTTCTTTTAAAGTTATTATTAATTATCTCTATAGCAGGTATTGTTGGTTTGCCAATGGCTTCTTTTGCAGCTTTATTAGCAGGTGTTGGTTTGGCAATTGGTGCTGCTTTTAATGGTTCTTTAGGGCATATTGCATCTGGAATAATGTTACTTATTTTTAAACCTTTTAAGGTGGGCGATTTAATTAAAACAAACGGAGCCTTTGGTTTTGTAAAAGAAATTTCTGTTTTTGTAACGGTTATAGAAACGTTTCAAAATGAAACGGAGATTATACCAAATTCGGCAATTACTTCTAATAAAATTACCAACTTAACTAAAATAGGAAACTTACGTATAGACATGCCGTTTGCTATTAGATATGGTTCGGATATTGCAAAAGCAAAAGAGATTGTATTAGATGTTCTTAAAAAAGATAAAAATGTTTTGCAAATAGGAACAAATGTACCTAGAGTTGCTGTTAATAATTTAGGCCAAAATAGTGTTGAGTTATTGGCTTTACCGTATGCTAATTGCGAAAACTATTGGGATGTTTATTGGGACACAAGACAAGAAATTGTAGAAGCATTAGGGAATGCAGGTTACGAAGCTCCTTTACCGCAGCGTGTTGTAACGATGACAAAATAA
- a CDS encoding membrane or secreted protein, whose amino-acid sequence MKLLFLTLGLLALAVAGIAIKIWAKKDGKFAGTCASQNPMLNKSGESCGFCGKSPDQFDTCEDTEHN is encoded by the coding sequence ATGAAATTATTATTTCTTACTTTAGGTTTATTAGCACTTGCAGTGGCAGGAATTGCTATAAAAATATGGGCAAAAAAAGATGGTAAATTTGCAGGTACTTGTGCAAGCCAAAACCCAATGTTAAACAAATCAGGAGAATCTTGTGGTTTTTGTGGAAAAAGCCCAGACCAATTTGATACTTGCGAAGACACCGAACATAACTAA